One Chitinophaga varians DNA window includes the following coding sequences:
- a CDS encoding RteC domain-containing protein, which yields MEQFCKSQYAKLQSELEENTRSMASAIQKAEAAVAISKNHLNILKEFISNYKFNDTEERILFHKTYKPLFLLELLYYQRLFEIESNFPINNTESAISFYKKELSQINYYFDRHNFLHVYFQTGKTVFDPAMFGNTGERIPLFNEYDEGDGHFSNPFSYRLAKFHAYQNLTAYIANLVISLEKGEKAITPSEFDKLPKVFWRSSKASFYEVVLGMVEDGLITGNIQTAMEYLGFCLGIKPGNYWSYFQAMRIRTKDRTPVLKSMIKSVERRWDLQDEFPQQRK from the coding sequence ATGGAACAATTCTGCAAAAGCCAGTATGCAAAGTTGCAATCCGAGCTCGAGGAAAATACACGCTCAATGGCCAGCGCCATTCAAAAGGCTGAGGCGGCCGTTGCCATATCGAAGAATCATTTAAACATCCTTAAGGAGTTCATATCCAACTATAAATTTAACGATACCGAGGAGCGAATCCTATTCCACAAAACGTATAAACCACTTTTCCTGCTGGAGCTACTGTATTACCAACGACTGTTTGAAATAGAGTCAAATTTCCCCATTAATAACACCGAATCGGCGATTAGTTTCTATAAAAAGGAACTTAGCCAAATTAACTATTATTTTGACCGACATAATTTCCTCCACGTCTATTTTCAAACAGGAAAGACCGTTTTTGATCCAGCGATGTTTGGCAATACCGGTGAGCGAATTCCATTGTTTAATGAATATGATGAAGGAGATGGTCATTTTTCGAATCCATTTAGCTATCGCCTGGCAAAATTTCATGCCTATCAGAACCTGACTGCTTATATAGCCAACCTGGTTATCTCACTGGAAAAGGGTGAAAAGGCAATTACCCCTTCCGAATTCGATAAATTGCCAAAAGTATTCTGGAGGTCTAGCAAGGCGAGCTTTTATGAGGTGGTGTTAGGGATGGTGGAGGATGGCCTGATTACGGGAAACATCCAGACAGCCATGGAGTATCTCGGTTTTTGCTTAGGAATTAAACCTGGCAATTATTGGAGTTACTTCCAAGCCATGCGTATCCGTACTAAGGACCGGACACCCGTATTAAAGTCAATGATAAAAAGTGTGGAACGTCGCTGGGACCTGCAGGACGAATTCCCACAGCAACGGAAATAA